The DNA sequence TGTTTTAAAAGAACCTTTTGAAGAAGACCAAATTTATGAGAAAATAAAAGACCCTAAAACCGTTCAATCTGAGACTGTTATCGCAAAAGTTCCAACAAAAAATGAAATTCAAGAAGAAAATTTAACAGGTATACAACAAGTCGAGTCACTAATAGAAGAGGAAAGTAATCCTATAAATTTATCCAATACCAATATTCTGATAGAAGAATCTTCCCATCCTGACGCAACCACTCATTCTAAAGAATTAGAAATTGATATTCCTACTACAGAAGAAACGGTTGAAGATGATATTTCACTGACTATTGAAGAAACTAAAAAAGAAGAAATTTTGTCTGAAAATGAGCCTAATAAAAATATTTATGACCAATTCGGACCTTATGATCCTAAATTAGATTTACCTAAATATAAATACCCTACTCTTGATCTTTTAACTCATTATAATACGAATAATAATATTACGATAAACAGTGAAGAGTTAGAAGAAAATAAAAATAAAATTGTAACAACACTTGCAAATTATGGCATTGGAATTTCAAGTATCAAAGCAACGGTCGGTCCAACAGTAACTTTATATGAAATTATTCCTGAAGCAGGTATCCGTATTTCCAAAATTAAAAATTTGGAAGATGATATAGCCCTTAGTCTCGCAGCTTTAGGAATTCGTATTATTGCTCCGATACCCGGAAAAGGAACTATTGGTATTGAAGTACCCAATAGTGCCGCAACGATGGTTTCCATGCGCTCGGTGATCGCTTCTCAAAAATTTCAAAAAATCGATATGGAACTACCTATTGTTTTTGGAAAAACCATATCTAATGAAACTTTCGTTACAGATTTAGCTAAAATGCCTCACATGCTCATGGCCGGGGCTACAGGACAGGGAAAATCGGTGGGATTAAACGCCATTATAACTTCTCTGTTATACAAAAAACATCCTAGTGAACTAAAATTCGTGTTTGTAGATCCTAAAAAGGTGGAACTTACTTTATACAACAAAATTGAACGTCATTTTCTTGCAAAATTACCGGATACGGATGAAGCCATTATTACCGATACGACTAAAGTGATTAATACTTTGAACTCACTTTGTGTGGAAATGGATAATCGTTACAAGCTTCTCCAATCAGCTTATGTAAGAACCATCAAAGAATATAACCAAAAATTTAAGGAACGTAAATTAAATCCTGAAAAAGGTCATCGATTCTTACCGTATATTGTTTTGGTTATTGATGAATTCGCTGATTTAATTATGACCGCCGGAAAAGAAGTAGAGCTCCCTATCGCCAGACTAGCTCAGTTGGCCAGAGCCATAGGAATTCATCTTATTATAGCTACACAAAGGCCTTCCGTAAATGTTATTACCGGAATGATTAAAGCCAACTTCCCCGCTCGTGTTGCATTCCGCGTAACTTCAAAAATAGATTCAAGAACTATTTTAGACGGAAATGGAGCCGATCAATTAATCGGGAAAGGAGATATGTTGTTCACCACCGGTAATGAGCTGATACGTATGCAATGTGCCTTTGTTGATACACCCGAAGTTGATAAAATAACAGAATATATTGGTTCTCAACAAGGATATCCGGATGCTTATTTATTGCCGGAATTTTATGAAGAAAATTCAAGTGTAAGCTCAAACGATGCGGTTGAAGCAAAAAGAGATGAGCTTTTTAATGATGCTGCTCGAGTAATTGTAACCGCTCAACAAGGATCCACCTCTTTAATTCAACGTAAATTATCATTGGGTTATAATAGAGCCGGAAGAATTATGGACCAACTTGAAGCCTTCGGCATTGTCGGGGCTTTCGAAGGAAGTAAGGCACGTAAAGTTCTGGTTACCGACCTGGTTAGTTTGGAACAATTATTGGAAAATTTAAACCCCTAAAAAACATTACCTAATAATATGAAAAAGATATTTGCATTCTTATTTATTTGTTCTTCATTTTTAATATGGGCTCAAAAAATTGATCCGGAAGCAAAAAGACTTTTAGATACAGCTAGTGCGAAACTCAGCCAAAATTCAACATTTTACATAAAATTCAATTATTTATATTCTATACCCGGACAAAAAAGTATATCTGAAATTGGACAGGTTTATGCCGCTAAAGAAAAGTATCATTTAATTTTGCCCAGTATTACCCAAATTTATGACGGAAATAAGATTTACACTATTTCTAAGGAAGATAAAGAAATTACTTCTTCTGACAAAGAAGACGGTGAAAGCCTATCTCCTACCAATATTTTAAGTCTTTATAAAAGCGGTTTTAATATTACTTTTGAAGGAAATACAACTATTAATAATGTTAAATGTTCCGTTATTAAATTGGTTCCTATTGATACCAAAAAATCAAAATCTATACTTCTTGCTCTTTCTAATAATAAGATCATAAGAGTATCTGAAAATTATAACGACGGAAGTTCTTTAATTTTAATGATCATTGATTTTAAAGAAAATTTAATTGTAAATAAATCTTTACTTACATTTGATAAAAATAACTATAAAGATTACACACTAACAGAGTTATAAAAGATGATTAAAAAGTTAGACTGGTATATTATCCGCACTTTTTTTGGTCCTTTTTTATTTATATTTAGCGTTTTAATGTTCATCTTTGTAGTTCAGTTTGCCTTTAACCAAATGGATAAATTTTTAGGTAAAGGACTGAACTTATGGGACATATCTAAATTATTATATTATCTGGGCTTGGATGTGATTCGTCTCGTTTTACCTTTAACTATCTTGTTGTCATCAATTATGACATTTGGTGGTTTCGGAGAGCGATATGAACTAGCTGCAATGAAATCAGCTGGAATTTCATTAGCCCGAATAATGTATCCTCTTTTTAGTCTTGTAGTCTTACTGGCCATCTGGTTATTTTATTTCTGTAACACCACACTTCCCGAAAACCAACGAAGAGCGCGTAATATGCTCATCAATATTGCACAAACAAGACCTGCCCTTAATTTTGAAGAAGGACGGTTTATTAAGGAAATGAATCCTTTAAGCATTAAAATTGGCAGAAAAAGTGGTAAAAATGATAGTGAATGGGATCAAGTATTTATTCATAAAAATGCTTCCCCTTTTGAAGATCAACAAACCATTATAGCAGATAAAGGAAATATAATTTCCAAAGATAACCATTACTTAAAAATTGAATTATATAACGGATATATATATCAAGATAACATTAAAGGTAAGAATTTAAATGAACTAAAAAAACAACCGGGTAATTCCATTAAGTTTGACACCTTAACTCAATATTACGATATTTCAGATATAATTAAAAAGTCACTAGATAAACAATCCGAAGGGGATAATTTTAGATATAAATCAGTATCCGAATTAAGCACCTATATAGATTCCATCAAAACTTCCAATACTGTGTACTTTAAAGGGCTTGGAGAAAATGGCATGAAACTTTTGTTAGGAGAAACGAACTCGTTGGATTCCCTAGATTATAGTCATTATAATGAAGATTTTCCGTTTGAATGGTCTAACTTAGATGAAAACACTAAATATAATTTAGTTAAAGCCGCCATAAATCAGGTTACTCTGTCTAAATATGAATTAGGTTCAAAAGCCACTGAAATGAAAGCGGTTGAAAAATTTATTGCTAAAATGATTTTATGGCAGCAAAAAAATATCATTTCATATTCTGTTACCTGTATTGTATTTTTCTTAATAGGAGCTCCGCTAGGATCAATCATTAGAAAAGGGGGAGTCGGTTTGCCTGTAGTTGTAGCCATAATAATATTTATCATTTTTTATATTTTAGGGCTTTATATGGAAAATTTGGCGAAAAATCAGGTAATCAACGCCTATTGGGCTTCTTGGATTCCAAATGCAATATTTCTACCTGTTGGAATTTTTCTAACTATAAAATCCATGAGAGATTCTGAACTATTTGACGTGGATAATTATTTAAAACCTTTTAAAAGATTTATTAGTAAATTTATCAAACAAAAAAAATTAGAACACAGTAGATACCAATGATTATTACAGACTTAAAAATGAATACCATATCAGAAGCTCTTGAAGAATTAAGACAGGGAAAGGTAATTATAGTTGTTGATGATGAAGATCGTGAAAACGAGGGTGATTTTGTTGCTGCAGCTTCAACTATGACACCTGAAACTATAAATTTTATGACTAAGTACGGAAGAGGTTTGATTTGCACGCCTTTAACTCAAAAAAGAGCTGAAGAACTGGACTTGGAATACATGGTCGGAAAAAATACTGATCCTAAGCAAACGGCTTTCACTGTTTCAGTAGATTTACTTGGACATGGGATTACTACAGGTATTTCCGCTTCTGATCGATCCAAAACCGTTAAAGCTCTTGTCGATGAAAATATCAAGCCAAGTGATTTTGCACGTCCGGGTCATATTTTTCCTTTAGTTGCAAAAAAAGGAGGAGTACTTAAAAGAGACGGACACACTGAAGCTACAGTCGATTTATTACAATTAGCGGGACTTCCTTCTACCGGAGTTTTAGTTGAAATCATGAATGAAGATGGAACAATGGCTCGTTTACCTCAATTAATGGAAGTTGCTAAGAAATTTGATTTAAAAATTATAACTATTAAAGACTTAATTTCATATCGACTTAAAAATGATTCTTTGATTGAAAAAATCGACGATGAAGTAATTAAAACCCATTATGGAGAATTACGATTTGTAACGTATAAAGATAAAACCAACGATCAAATTCATTTTGCCTTAGTGAAGGGAGAAATTAATGATGATGAAATCATACCTGTTAAAGTTTGTGCTAACAATATATATTTGGATCTTTTCAAAACCCTTGCTCAAGGAGAAGAAACCATTGTAAATAAAGCTATTAATTTTATTAATGAAAATGGCAAAGGAGTAATTATTTTTATAAACAATCCTTCCAATACAGAGGTAATTGAAAATCATCTGAGCGAACTCAAAAAATACATATCGGGAGAAATAGCTGATTTTGGCATACAATCAGACGAAAGGGATTTAGGAATCGGTGCACAAATAATTAAAAATTTAGGAATTAAAAATATCAATGTTTTAACAACCAATCCTAACAAAAATTTCCCTTTAAGTAGTGGATATGGAATTAAGATTGTAAATGAAATTAAAATTTAAATTTCATTCTCATAAATTATAAATAAAGAAGCTATATAGTAGCTTCTTTATTTAACCAAGTATTGAATTATAAAATGATATTTTGGATCTGATTCGGTAATGACACGTAAAGGATCTTTCTTCTTATTTCTTGCTTCTATAATTTTATTTTTATACTTCCTTAAATAAATATGCTTGTGTAAATCTTCTTCTGAGGCTGTTTGTAAATTTATTTTAAGAACTTGGGATGGATTTAAAACAAAAGAATCAAAAATTTTTGAAACCATTTCAGAAGTTATATCATATACATCTTTAATTTGTTCCATCGACACAAAACCACCTAAACCTTTTCTAAAACTCAATATTCTTTTAGTTATGATTTCATTTTCAATTACGGAATTTATATCGTTAAAAGATGCTGTATTAATATCCTTTTTTTCATTGAAAATTTGAAGTACTTTTATATTTGATGTGTTTTCAATATTTTGAGAAGGAAGCTTAATGTACGATTCCAATTCTTGATATTTTACAGTTGATATAATATAACATTTTTTTAAATCCTCTTTGGATTTGAATTTTCCACCGATAGAATTTTTATATCTTATAATGCTTTCCGCTTGTTTTTCTGAAAAACCTATACGCATCCAATCGTTTACATTATATGTATTCGGGTCAAATGTTAATAACCGATACTTCTTTACTTTACTAGAATTAGTAGTTGGTTCATTCAAGCCGTTCTCCGGTAATAACAGAAATGGAGATATTTTAGCATACATTTCCTCGGAGATTACATAGCAAGATTTAAGCTGTTCTTTAGAAGTAAATTTACCTCCAAGCATAGCCTTATAGTTAATAATTACCTGTGCTTGTTTTTTAGAGAAACCTAAACTCTGCCATTCTTCTGTATTATAATCAGTTGGATTAAAAGGTTCTATAAATTTATCTTTTTTATCCTTTACCTTAAAATTCTGTTCATTAATTTCTTCAACAAATTGAAAAGGAGTAGCATTATTATTCTCAAATATCGAAGAAATTAAAGCATTCCTATGAATTAATAATTCTAAAATACATATAATTATGAGCAACAAAAGAACACCTATACGTTGCTCTTTTATCATTTTAAGGCGTAAATTCATAAAAGTTAATATAAATATATAATTACAAGAGCTTAATTTTTAAAATGTTACCATTTATTATGGTAACGTAAAAAAATTATATTTTTATATTAAAAAAATGAAATACTATTTCTTTTAAATCGCTGTAAAATAATAACCTAAGATTCAAAATAGCTTAGAGGAAGTTAGCAATCCCTTTAAAATTGCGAACTCAATGGATACTTTACAAAACTATTATGTGAAAATTTAATTCAAAAATATTTAGCTATTTTTTCCTTTTTCTGCATAGCTCATATCATTAACCGATTCGATGATATATTTTCCATCTTCAAATACAACTTTACATACTGAAGCGTTTTCCAAATCCTTAACAAATAACCTTTTACCTCCCAGATTATGAAGCATTAGAGTTATACTTAATCCGTGAGATACAATCAGAACGTTTTTATTTTCCTTATTCTTACTTTCGATCTGTACAATATCCGATAAAGCTTTATGCGTTCTTTTTTCAACTGTATTAAAATCTTCTGCCATTTTCATAGGATCTAAAATACTTATGGTATTTACCGCTTCTTTATAAGTAATTTCTTTATTCTTGTCAAAGATATCATTGAATAAATCCTGAGCATTAGTGTAATGAAGATATAAAGCAACATCCTTAAACATTTCGGTAGCTAAGGCAGTTTCATACGCTCCAAAACAGATTTCTCTTAATTCAGGTTTTTCTGTAACCGGAAGTTCTTTTTGATCTGAATTTTTTAAAATTATATTGATAGTCTCTCTGGTTCTCCTTAAATCACTGCAAAAAGCTGAAGAAAATTTAACATCTTTCAATCCTTTACCCAAATTTTCTGCCACCTCAATCCCTTCTTTTGTTAACGGTGTATCACTCCAACCTTGAACTTTGTTTAATGTATTTAAAATTGTCTTACCATGACGTACTATGTAAAATGTAATCTTAGATCCCATATAAAAAATATTAGCATTTTAAATACAAAATTAGAAAATTTTGTTTGTTATAAGTATAGAATAATCATTATAGTTCACCAGTATTTCATGTTGTTGATTTAATTAAACTTAAAATTAAAAAACAAAATATATATATAAAATAAATATTTTTAACCGTATAATTTTTAAAAAATTTTATTCGTATAAAAAAATAATTATTATTTTTGTTATGTTAATTTAGATTTTAAAAGTTAAAAATCTTAGTTATGTTATTACGCAATTTAACATTGCCGGTTAATAAAATTACCCTTTTATCTTACCCTATCTACTTCAGTAGGCAGGTTAGGCTTTGATTTTCGATTTTTCCAAAGCCGACACTTCCGTTTTTTATACAGTAATTTATCTACTACTGTTTTTTCAATTTATCCATTTACTATATTATTTATACATATATTATTTATACATAAGATGAATATTAATATTGTTGTTGCAACAGAAGAACATTATCAGTACGCTGAAGAAATATGCGAAACTATTTACCAATCGGCTATTGTAAGGGGTACAGGTATTGCTAAAAGAACACCTGAATACATCCAAAAAAAAATGGATCAAAGACAAGCGATTTTAGCTCTTGATAACACAAAATTTGCAGGTTTTTGTTATATCGAAAAATGGCAGAACGGAGAATTCGTCGTCCATTCAGGATTAATTGTTCATCCTGACTACAGAGGAATAGGTTTAGCCAAAAAAATTAAACATTTTATTTTTGATTATACACGCAAAAAATTTCCGGAAGCTAAAATTTTTGGTATAACTACCGGTTTGGCTGTAATGAAAATTAATTCGGAATTAGGATATAAGCCGGTACCTTTTTCTGAACTAACTGAAGATCCTGACTTTTGGAATGGCTGTAAAACATGTACGAATTTTAATATTCTACAAAGTAAACAAAATAAAATGTGCTTATGTACCGGAATGTTATTCGATCCTAAAGATCAAAAAAAAGATAAGAATATCTCCCATAAAAATAGTTTCGATAAAAAGGTCATTACTCATCTCAATAAAATAAAAGAAGTATTTCACTTAAAATCTAAAAAGGATTGTAATAATTCCCAAATTAAAACCATCTAAAAAATCTTGATTATGAAAAAAGCAGTTTTAGCATATAGTGGAGGACTAGATACTTCCTATTCTTTGGTTAAACTAACTAAAGAACATGATATGGAAGTTCATACAGTTATAGTAAATAGCGGAGGATTTTCTGAAGAAGAATTAAAACAAATTGAAAAACGAGCATATGAGTTGGGTTCCAATCATCATATAACCATTGATATTACTGAAAAATTTTATAAAAATTGTTTACGCTATCTCATTTATGGAAACATATTAAAAAACAATACCTATCCCTTATCAGTTAGTGCAGAAAGAATATTTCAGTCACTGGCTATAGCGGAATATGCAAAAAAAATAAATGCGGAATATATAGTTCATGGAAGCACGGGAGCCGGTAATGATCAAATCCGATTTGATGTAGCCTTTGAAGTCATATCCCCTAAATCAAAAATAATTACACCGATTCGTGATGAAAATATTTCTCGTCAAGAAGAAGTTGACTACTTACAAAAAAACGGAATTAACATGAATTGGGAAAAAGCAAAATATTCCATCAATAAAGGAATATGGGGAACTTCTGTGGGGGGTGTTGAAACACTTTCCTCTGATCTCCCTTTGCCGGACGAGGCTTTCCCTACTCCCCTCTCTGAAACCACACCTTCCATAATTGAACTTGAATTTTCTAAAGGAGAACCTATCGGATTAAATGGAGAAAAAATGAATCCGGTGCCATTAATTCAAAAACTGAATGAAATAGGAGGAAAATATGCCATTGGGCGAGATATACATGTGGGAGATACCATTTTAGGAATTAAAGGAAGAGTGGGTTTTGAAGCTCCTTCACCTATGTTACTGATTAAAGCACATCATCTGCTGGAAAAACATACCCTATCCCGTTGGCAACTCTTACATAAAGATTCATTGGCCAATTGGTATGGTACTTTATTGCATGAAGCTCAGTATTTAGACCCTGTAATGCGCGACATTGAAGCATTTCTTACGTCCTCTCAAAAACGAGTTAGCGGAACCGTAAAGATTCAGTTGTATCCCTATTATTTCCGTATGATCGGTATAAAATCTCCTTATGATATGATGCAATCAAAAGTTGCTACTTACGGTGAAGAAAATGAAGCTTGGGACAGTAGAGATGCCCGAGGATTCATTAAAATTTTTGGAAATCAATTAAAAATTCACCATAGTTTCAATGATTTAGAATAATTTACGAACTTTATCTTGAATTAAAGTAAATAAAAATTGAAAGTATAGTTTAGTTTAAAAAACCAATGAACAAAATAAAAGCTAGTATTGTGGGAGGGGCAGGATATACTGCTGGCGAATTATTGCGAATCCTCATTAATCATCCAAAAATAGAACTCACATCCGTTTACAGCACTTCCAATGCAGGAAATCCTGTCACAACGGTTCATGAAGACCTTATAGGAGAAACCGATTTAATTTTTTCTGATCGCATTGATCAAGAGGCAGATGTTGTTTTTTTATGTTTGGGACATGGTAAATCCAGGGATTTTTTGACAAAAAATGTGTATTCTAAAAACACAAAAATTATAGATTTAAGTAATGATTTCAGGGTTAAACCTCATCATGTGTTTCAAGACAGGACATATATTTACGGTCTTCCCGAATTACAAAAAGAAGAAATAAAAAAGGCAAAAAATATTGCTAATCCCGGATGTTTTGCCACCGCCATACAATTAGCTTTACTTCCCTTAGCAAAGAAAAGTTTATTGTCGCAAGATATTCATATCCATGCTGTAACCGGCTCTACCGGTGCAGGGCAATCACTTTCAGCAACTGCTCATTTCAGTTGGAGAAATAATAATGTTTCCTTTTATAAAGAATTTAGTCATCAGCATGAGGCAGAAATTTCACAAAGTATTGATCAGTTAGGAACCAACCGACATCAACTCTATTTTTTACCTATGCGGGGAAAT is a window from the Apibacter sp. B3706 genome containing:
- a CDS encoding LolA family protein, yielding MKKIFAFLFICSSFLIWAQKIDPEAKRLLDTASAKLSQNSTFYIKFNYLYSIPGQKSISEIGQVYAAKEKYHLILPSITQIYDGNKIYTISKEDKEITSSDKEDGESLSPTNILSLYKSGFNITFEGNTTINNVKCSVIKLVPIDTKKSKSILLALSNNKIIRVSENYNDGSSLILMIIDFKENLIVNKSLLTFDKNNYKDYTLTEL
- the argC gene encoding N-acetyl-gamma-glutamyl-phosphate reductase, which codes for MNKIKASIVGGAGYTAGELLRILINHPKIELTSVYSTSNAGNPVTTVHEDLIGETDLIFSDRIDQEADVVFLCLGHGKSRDFLTKNVYSKNTKIIDLSNDFRVKPHHVFQDRTYIYGLPELQKEEIKKAKNIANPGCFATAIQLALLPLAKKSLLSQDIHIHAVTGSTGAGQSLSATAHFSWRNNNVSFYKEFSHQHEAEISQSIDQLGTNRHQLYFLPMRGNFTRGILAGIYLKCEITKEEAFSLYREYYQDHPFTFVSNTPLSVKQVVNTNKCMLEIQKHKDTLLITSVIDNLSKGASGQAVQNMNLIFGFEESEGLHLKPVAF
- a CDS encoding histidine phosphatase family protein translates to MGSKITFYIVRHGKTILNTLNKVQGWSDTPLTKEGIEVAENLGKGLKDVKFSSAFCSDLRRTRETINIILKNSDQKELPVTEKPELREICFGAYETALATEMFKDVALYLHYTNAQDLFNDIFDKNKEITYKEAVNTISILDPMKMAEDFNTVEKRTHKALSDIVQIESKNKENKNVLIVSHGLSITLMLHNLGGKRLFVKDLENASVCKVVFEDGKYIIESVNDMSYAEKGKNS
- a CDS encoding FtsK/SpoIIIE family DNA translocase; the protein is MENNPQDNKNNKKKPLLKTILGLVLFSFSIILFISFLSFYFNWKEDQSQLTSYLNKNVTAQNIIGKTGAYLGEIFIFDGVGVIAFFIPFFLFILSFKVLFNKEILKIWKLLSHGIFFIIWTPIFLAMIFGSKWLLSGLIGYEVYDYLKSLLGSVGTGIILLLTLSIYFILEFNLSVDHVKSKLHSTPSFKPSKKEKEEDVLKEPFEEDQIYEKIKDPKTVQSETVIAKVPTKNEIQEENLTGIQQVESLIEEESNPINLSNTNILIEESSHPDATTHSKELEIDIPTTEETVEDDISLTIEETKKEEILSENEPNKNIYDQFGPYDPKLDLPKYKYPTLDLLTHYNTNNNITINSEELEENKNKIVTTLANYGIGISSIKATVGPTVTLYEIIPEAGIRISKIKNLEDDIALSLAALGIRIIAPIPGKGTIGIEVPNSAATMVSMRSVIASQKFQKIDMELPIVFGKTISNETFVTDLAKMPHMLMAGATGQGKSVGLNAIITSLLYKKHPSELKFVFVDPKKVELTLYNKIERHFLAKLPDTDEAIITDTTKVINTLNSLCVEMDNRYKLLQSAYVRTIKEYNQKFKERKLNPEKGHRFLPYIVLVIDEFADLIMTAGKEVELPIARLAQLARAIGIHLIIATQRPSVNVITGMIKANFPARVAFRVTSKIDSRTILDGNGADQLIGKGDMLFTTGNELIRMQCAFVDTPEVDKITEYIGSQQGYPDAYLLPEFYEENSSVSSNDAVEAKRDELFNDAARVIVTAQQGSTSLIQRKLSLGYNRAGRIMDQLEAFGIVGAFEGSKARKVLVTDLVSLEQLLENLNP
- a CDS encoding helix-hairpin-helix domain-containing protein gives rise to the protein MNLRLKMIKEQRIGVLLLLIIICILELLIHRNALISSIFENNNATPFQFVEEINEQNFKVKDKKDKFIEPFNPTDYNTEEWQSLGFSKKQAQVIINYKAMLGGKFTSKEQLKSCYVISEEMYAKISPFLLLPENGLNEPTTNSSKVKKYRLLTFDPNTYNVNDWMRIGFSEKQAESIIRYKNSIGGKFKSKEDLKKCYIISTVKYQELESYIKLPSQNIENTSNIKVLQIFNEKKDINTASFNDINSVIENEIITKRILSFRKGLGGFVSMEQIKDVYDITSEMVSKIFDSFVLNPSQVLKINLQTASEEDLHKHIYLRKYKNKIIEARNKKKDPLRVITESDPKYHFIIQYLVK
- the argG gene encoding argininosuccinate synthase; amino-acid sequence: MKKAVLAYSGGLDTSYSLVKLTKEHDMEVHTVIVNSGGFSEEELKQIEKRAYELGSNHHITIDITEKFYKNCLRYLIYGNILKNNTYPLSVSAERIFQSLAIAEYAKKINAEYIVHGSTGAGNDQIRFDVAFEVISPKSKIITPIRDENISRQEEVDYLQKNGINMNWEKAKYSINKGIWGTSVGGVETLSSDLPLPDEAFPTPLSETTPSIIELEFSKGEPIGLNGEKMNPVPLIQKLNEIGGKYAIGRDIHVGDTILGIKGRVGFEAPSPMLLIKAHHLLEKHTLSRWQLLHKDSLANWYGTLLHEAQYLDPVMRDIEAFLTSSQKRVSGTVKIQLYPYYFRMIGIKSPYDMMQSKVATYGEENEAWDSRDARGFIKIFGNQLKIHHSFNDLE
- the ribB gene encoding 3,4-dihydroxy-2-butanone-4-phosphate synthase, with product MTDLKMNTISEALEELRQGKVIIVVDDEDRENEGDFVAAASTMTPETINFMTKYGRGLICTPLTQKRAEELDLEYMVGKNTDPKQTAFTVSVDLLGHGITTGISASDRSKTVKALVDENIKPSDFARPGHIFPLVAKKGGVLKRDGHTEATVDLLQLAGLPSTGVLVEIMNEDGTMARLPQLMEVAKKFDLKIITIKDLISYRLKNDSLIEKIDDEVIKTHYGELRFVTYKDKTNDQIHFALVKGEINDDEIIPVKVCANNIYLDLFKTLAQGEETIVNKAINFINENGKGVIIFINNPSNTEVIENHLSELKKYISGEIADFGIQSDERDLGIGAQIIKNLGIKNINVLTTNPNKNFPLSSGYGIKIVNEIKI
- a CDS encoding GNAT family N-acetyltransferase, which translates into the protein MNINIVVATEEHYQYAEEICETIYQSAIVRGTGIAKRTPEYIQKKMDQRQAILALDNTKFAGFCYIEKWQNGEFVVHSGLIVHPDYRGIGLAKKIKHFIFDYTRKKFPEAKIFGITTGLAVMKINSELGYKPVPFSELTEDPDFWNGCKTCTNFNILQSKQNKMCLCTGMLFDPKDQKKDKNISHKNSFDKKVITHLNKIKEVFHLKSKKDCNNSQIKTI
- a CDS encoding LptF/LptG family permease; amino-acid sequence: MIKKLDWYIIRTFFGPFLFIFSVLMFIFVVQFAFNQMDKFLGKGLNLWDISKLLYYLGLDVIRLVLPLTILLSSIMTFGGFGERYELAAMKSAGISLARIMYPLFSLVVLLAIWLFYFCNTTLPENQRRARNMLINIAQTRPALNFEEGRFIKEMNPLSIKIGRKSGKNDSEWDQVFIHKNASPFEDQQTIIADKGNIISKDNHYLKIELYNGYIYQDNIKGKNLNELKKQPGNSIKFDTLTQYYDISDIIKKSLDKQSEGDNFRYKSVSELSTYIDSIKTSNTVYFKGLGENGMKLLLGETNSLDSLDYSHYNEDFPFEWSNLDENTKYNLVKAAINQVTLSKYELGSKATEMKAVEKFIAKMILWQQKNIISYSVTCIVFFLIGAPLGSIIRKGGVGLPVVVAIIIFIIFYILGLYMENLAKNQVINAYWASWIPNAIFLPVGIFLTIKSMRDSELFDVDNYLKPFKRFISKFIKQKKLEHSRYQ